Proteins encoded in a region of the Nitrososphaera sp. genome:
- a CDS encoding aminotransferase class V-fold PLP-dependent enzyme yields MTGFNANSGPDFHSGVDENQIRSDFPVTKKTIYMNNGAVAPTPLSTIKATTDFMIKCSIDGPDSADTSEYISSLLSELRTRVAYLINCDKSEVIFTQSTTEGLNMVANGMNWKKGDRIVVRGGRHEHHANYFPWVAASARSGAVLEELQISDRQTGYFDMAEFEKACKGSRLVTMSHALYNTGAIIPVEEVGRVARENNCLFCIDAAQTAGAVEIDVKKIGCQFMAFPGFKWLVGPSGIGVLYCSKEASEFLLPDRTGGENAMLSDGNNIAYAEMPARLQAGFRNYPGAAGLESSLRYVLRLNIENIRAKNAAVARALRDELASIPSVKFYGQEDPKLRTSIVSFTIPELDSTDVVKRLERDGVVLADREVGIIGPGDQSIKAIRASPHFFNTEEEASSVARWIRSYCS; encoded by the coding sequence ATGACAGGCTTCAACGCAAATTCAGGACCTGATTTTCATTCCGGCGTCGACGAGAATCAGATAAGGTCGGACTTCCCCGTGACTAAAAAGACTATTTACATGAACAATGGGGCGGTTGCACCTACGCCACTCTCGACCATCAAGGCAACAACAGACTTTATGATAAAATGCTCGATTGACGGGCCCGATTCAGCCGACACTTCCGAGTACATCAGTTCACTTCTCTCAGAACTGCGCACAAGGGTCGCATATCTGATAAACTGCGACAAGAGCGAGGTAATCTTTACCCAGAGTACCACCGAAGGGCTGAACATGGTCGCAAATGGGATGAACTGGAAAAAGGGCGACAGGATAGTTGTGCGAGGGGGAAGGCACGAGCATCATGCAAACTATTTCCCATGGGTCGCGGCGTCGGCAAGGTCTGGCGCGGTACTGGAAGAACTTCAAATCTCCGACCGGCAGACAGGATATTTTGACATGGCGGAATTTGAAAAGGCTTGCAAGGGATCAAGGCTTGTCACCATGAGCCACGCGCTTTACAATACTGGTGCGATAATTCCGGTGGAAGAGGTGGGAAGAGTCGCCCGCGAGAACAACTGTCTGTTCTGCATAGATGCGGCGCAGACCGCGGGCGCTGTAGAGATTGATGTCAAGAAGATTGGCTGCCAGTTCATGGCTTTTCCCGGCTTCAAGTGGCTGGTGGGGCCGTCAGGGATCGGAGTCTTGTACTGTAGCAAGGAAGCCTCGGAATTCCTGCTGCCAGACAGGACAGGAGGCGAAAATGCGATGCTGTCTGATGGAAACAATATCGCATATGCCGAAATGCCAGCCAGACTTCAGGCAGGATTTCGCAATTACCCCGGCGCCGCCGGCCTTGAGTCCTCCCTGAGGTACGTACTGAGGCTCAACATCGAGAACATCAGAGCAAAGAACGCGGCTGTTGCACGCGCCCTGCGCGATGAGCTTGCCAGCATTCCTTCAGTGAAATTTTACGGGCAGGAGGATCCGAAGCTGCGCACATCGATCGTATCATTTACTATTCCTGAGCTCGACTCCACGGACGTTGTCAAGCGGCTCGAACGCGACGGAGTCGTTCTAGCCGACAGGGAGGTCGGGATAATCGGCCCGGGCGATCAAAGCATAAAGGCTATCAGGGCATCACCGCACTTCTTTAACACAGAGGAAGAGGCAAGTTCTGTGGCGCGTTGGATAAGGAGCTACTGCTCGTGA
- a CDS encoding radical SAM protein, with protein sequence MVDLIYGRGITELVREIPFYTSIFKKIAFYRLFHTKAPMYGSVDVNNICNLHCTHCYWWLNRKNEDDLTADDWRRIIREVFNKQHIFVTTLVGGEPTLRPDIIKVFCDEMPRRVCVVSNGTFPLPRFDNLYFYWISMDGTEKIHDSIRGEGSYAKTRKNILDYIAGPPRHGKAAYKDIWITVTINSLNYPTVEDLVEEWQGKVNKIGFQFHTPFLKGDPLWLPFGKTRDEVVDKIISLKKKYPNFVINAPKQISLMKGNWGGVGTTPVQCPSWAILSMDHMGRIKQPCCIGSADSKAMKPICEECGLGCYAILVAQGIMGN encoded by the coding sequence ATGGTCGACCTGATTTATGGCCGCGGAATAACAGAACTTGTCCGTGAAATTCCATTTTACACTAGCATTTTCAAAAAGATTGCCTTCTACAGGCTATTTCACACAAAGGCGCCCATGTACGGCTCGGTCGACGTAAACAACATCTGCAACCTCCACTGCACCCACTGCTACTGGTGGCTCAACAGAAAGAACGAGGACGACCTGACAGCCGATGACTGGCGCCGCATCATCCGCGAGGTCTTTAACAAGCAGCACATCTTCGTAACTACGCTGGTCGGAGGCGAGCCCACGCTGAGACCCGACATTATCAAGGTATTCTGTGACGAGATGCCAAGGAGGGTTTGCGTCGTTTCAAACGGCACGTTCCCGCTGCCAAGGTTCGACAACCTTTACTTTTACTGGATTTCCATGGACGGCACCGAAAAAATCCATGACAGCATCCGCGGCGAGGGATCGTATGCCAAGACGCGCAAGAACATCCTCGACTACATTGCCGGCCCGCCTAGGCACGGAAAGGCAGCCTACAAGGACATCTGGATCACCGTAACTATAAACTCGCTCAACTATCCCACTGTCGAAGACCTGGTCGAGGAGTGGCAGGGCAAGGTCAACAAGATAGGCTTCCAGTTCCACACGCCTTTCTTAAAGGGTGACCCTCTCTGGCTGCCATTTGGAAAGACTCGCGATGAAGTGGTTGACAAGATAATCAGCCTGAAGAAAAAATATCCCAACTTTGTGATAAACGCTCCAAAGCAGATATCCCTCATGAAAGGCAACTGGGGGGGAGTTGGAACCACTCCCGTTCAGTGCCCCTCATGGGCTATTCTCTCCATGGATCACATGGGCAGAATAAAACAGCCATGCTGCATCGGAAGCGCCGACAGCAAGGCCATGAAGCCAATATGTGAAGAGTGCGGGCTGGGCTGTTACGCGATCCTAGTCGCCCAGGGAATAATGGGCAACTGA